A window from Pichia kudriavzevii chromosome 5, complete sequence encodes these proteins:
- a CDS encoding uncharacterized protein (PKUD0E02480; similar to Saccharomyces cerevisiae YDR083W (RRP8); ancestral locus Anc_8.215): MLFEVEGWGLEKKKVKKSVGKKRRFRESEEEVTDEASKLGLAVPKQKKEKKEKKDKKDKKDRKERVELEEKVEAGGKTRPGPGSNSSKEEVVEERPSKRVQTLPPAYGDDIDASKLTPLQRKMLNKLSGSRFRWINEQLYTTDSKSALEMIQRQPELYEEYHKGFASQVESWPENPVDVLTRKLVYKGVQKMTNAPGGLLGVDDHGGKTVVVADMGCGEAALAINVDNFMQEYKRDGQNALKKFKKKFGHGGEVNLKNRKLAIKVHSFDLKKINDKITVADIKNVPLPNASVTVAIFCLSLMGTNFLDFIAEAERILVPNGELWITEIKSRLVDSNGGTFVNAIEGLGFKLRSKDDKNKMFTQFEFYKSDKKKAKFESRSHARGESTESEWLLKPCIYKRR; this comes from the coding sequence ATGttatttgaagttgaaggcTGGGGattggaaaagaaaaaagtgaagaaaagTGTTGGGAAAAAGAGACGTTTCAGAGAGAGTGAGGAGGAAGTGACTGACGAAGCGTCCAAGCTGGGGCTTGCAGTTCCAaagcagaagaaggaaaagaaggaaaagaaggacaagaaggacaagaaggaTAGAAAAGAAAGGGTCGAGCTGGAGGAGAAGGTCGAGGCTGGGGGGAAGACGAGGCCAGGACCGGGATCCAATTCTTCCAAGGAGGAAGTAGTTGAGGAGCGTCCAAGCAAGAGGGTGCAGACATTACCGCCAGCATACGGTGATGACATTGATGCAAGCAAGTTGACGCCGTTACAGAGGAAAATGCTCAACAAGTTGAGCGGGTCGAGATTCAGATGGATCAATGAGCAGCTCTACACGACAGACTCCAAGAGTGCCCTTGAGATGATTCAGAGACAGCCGGAATTGTATGAGGAGTATCACAAGGGGTTTGCGAGCCAGGTTGAGTCGTGGCCGGAGAATCCTGTTGATGTCTTGACGCGGAAACTCGTCTACAAGGGAGTGCAGAAGATGACCAATGCGCCAGGTGGGCTTCTTGGTGTTGACGACCATGGCGGAAAGACAGTCGTTGTAGCAGACATGGGATGCGGAGAGGCAGCCTTGGCTATAAATGTCGACAACTTCATGCAAGAGTACAAGAGAGACGGCCAGAATGCACTcaaaaagttcaagaagaagttcGGTCACGGAGGAGAAGTGAACCTCAAAAACCGTAAACTGGCCATCAAGGTACATTCCTTTGActtaaagaaaatcaacgatAAAATCACCGTTGCCGACATCAAGAATGTTCCACTCCCCAATGCTAGCGTCACTGTAGCTATTTTCTGCTTGTCATTGATGGGGACGAACTTTTTGGACTTTATTGCCGAAGCAGAGAGAATCCTCGTCCCCAATGGTGAACTGTGGATTACAGAAATCAAGAGTAGACTCGTTGATTCCAATGGTGGTACATTTGTCAATGCCATTGAAGGTCTCGGATTCAAACTCCGTTCCAAGGACgacaagaacaaaatgTTCACACAGTTTGAGTTCTACAAGAGCGACAAGAAGAAGGCAAAATTTGAATCGAGAAGCCACGCGCGAGGTGAATCCACTGAAAGTGAGTGGTTGCTCAAGCCATGTATATACAAGAGGAGGTAA
- a CDS encoding uncharacterized protein (PKUD0E02490; similar to Saccharomyces cerevisiae YDL167C (NRP1); ancestral locus Anc_7.349), translating to MKEEELAGPKALELGPGGSTHLVSTTLSGESSLKKSDSSTLFIYIDFEYEDQSGEDKDNRHSNTSNDMNMLNFKKLSYSVVDSTIYDVLESKEYDIKEVKEFIDKLTDSINDFAFSQKKPFCFVVLKGWDLRLKFIKYCKDNELQLPNYLEYPNYFDLYKEYIKFEEVNGNAEFNSIEYKKLDLDTIKKKFSIESTELSNIDAMIQITRKMHELSKFKFIFQKPHDLNLDLSYFFNEKSKIIYITNLPNDTTQSELDSVFNQQNDRSITFWLIKNPNYNGGNSMNLTLSGFIIFNSHEEAIKALTLNGSSFNNKLIEVQPSSIEVFNKAQDILISFPTSKNKPRPGDWNCPSCGFSNFQRRTACFRCSFPIASVTTIQESIYGNNNYNGGLSKPNNNQLYNGNLGNIGNSGNSSGNIGNSGYINNNIGNNGNSSNSSITNNNNNSNNNNSNNNTINNNINTNGGNNNGNLNNRQNSNVPFRAGDWKCLNEACSYHNFAKNVCCLKCGSQRVQSAIINGHVHNNHKNRNHLVDYNTRSNSLPQLSQQNYNGNNNGSSSYKYIKPISSSSQLSNGSSNPVHAGFEFDLQSKFNHLNISTPNTSGMNTPPISTSSTPTSTINNYMNAFGGINNVTGPIPSGLNDFGFDVTRTLSTPTPGMNMSGLGGIDNINGAMLNGMSGIGMNTGLSNMNMRNMNNLNGISNANNMNIGSMNNNSSSLNNMNLNSLTLNNNVNHLRSINNTNNLNDVGNVNLRNLNNMNLNEVNLSMGMSMDMGMDMGMDMGMGMGMGMGMGGMNVFGSSGLNNEI from the coding sequence TATGAACATGCTAAACTTTAAGAAGCTGTCCTATTCGGTGGTGGATTCCACTATATATGATGTTTTAGAAAGTAAGGAATATGATATTAAAGAGGTGAAAGAGTTTATCGATAAACTTACAGACTctatcaatgattttgcattttctcAGAAAAAACCTTTTTGCTTTGTTGTTCTCAAAGGATGGGATCTGAGGttgaaattcatcaagTACTGCAAGGATAACgaacttcaacttcctAACTATTTGGAATATCCTAATTACTTTGATTTGTATAAGGAATACATCAAATTTGAGGAGGTGAATGGAAACGCAGAATTCAATTCGATCGAATATAAGAAGTTGGACCTGGATACTATTAAGaagaagttttcaattgagTCGACAGAATTGAGCAATATTGATGCTATGATTCAAATAACTAGGAAAATGCATgaactttcaaaattcaagtttattttccaaaagcCTCATGACCTGAATTTAGACTTGAGctactttttcaatgaaaaatcaaagatcATCTATATAACTAACTTACCCAACGATACAACTCAATCTGAGTTGGATTCCGTTTTCAACCAACAGAACGATAGATCCATAACATTCTGGCTAATTAAAAACCCGAATTATAATGGTGGTAATTCGATGAACTTGACTCTATCCGGGTTTATTATATTTAATTCTCATGAGGAAGCCATCAAGGCATTAACGTTGAATGGGTCAagtttcaacaataaactAATAGAAGTTCAGCCTTCATCAAtagaagttttcaataaggCACAGGATATATTGATATCATTTCCAACATCTAAGAATAAACCACGACCAGGGGATTGGAACTGTCCATCATGtggtttttcaaactttcaaagaagaactgCATGTTTCAGGTGTTCATTTCCTATTGCATCAGTTACGACAATTCAAGAATCTATCTATGGGAATAATAATTATAATGGCGGTTTGAGCAAGCCAAATAATAATCAGTTGTATAATGGAAATCTTGGGAACATTGGGAATTCAGGAAACAGTTCAGGAAATATTGGGAATTCGGGATatatcaataataacatTGGCAATAACGGAAACAGCAGTAATAGTAGTATtactaataataataataatagtaataataacaatagcaacaacaatactATTAACAATAATATTAATACAAACGGTGGGAATAACAATGGCAATCTAAACAATAGACAGAATTCAAATGTGCCATTCCGTGCTGGGGATTGGAAATGTTTAAATGAAGCGTGTTCTTATCATAATTTTGCCAAGAATGTCTGTTGCTTGAAATGTGGCTCACAAAGAGTTCAAAGTGCAATTATTAATGGACACGTTCATAACAATCATAAAAACAGAAACCATTTGGTTGATTACAATACCAGATCCAATTCATTGCCACAATTAAGCCAGCAAAACTACAATGGCAATAATAACGGTAGCAGCAGTTACAAGTATATCAAACCAATCTCTTCCTCATCACAACTTTCAAATGGTTCTTCTAATCCTGTGCATGCGGGCTTTGAGTTTGATCTTCAGAGTAAATTCAACCATTTAAACATATCAACCCCAAATACCAGTGGGATGAATACGCCACCGATTTCAACTTCCTCGACGCCAACGTCGACCATAAATAACTATATGAATGCATTTGGTGGTATAAATAATGTGACTGGGCCTATTCCTTCCGGTTTaaatgattttggatttgatgtGACTAGGACGCTAAGCACGCCTACTCCAGGTATGAATATGAGTGGGTTAGGTGGAATTGACAACATTAATGGTGCTATGTTAAATGGCATGAGTGGGATCGGTATGAATACAGGGTTGTCTAATATGAATATGCGCAATAtgaataatttgaatgGCATCAGTAATGCGAATAATATGAATATAGGTAGTATGAACAATAACAGTTCAAGCCTGAACAATATGAATCTTAACAGCCTAACTCTGAACAACAACGTCAACCATTTAAGAAGCATCAATAATACAAATAACCTCAATGACGTTGGAAATGTTAATTTGCGtaatttgaataatatgaatttgaatgaaGTGAATCTAAGTATGGGTATGAGTATGGATATGGGTATGGATATGGGTATGGATATGGGTATGGGTATGGGTATGGGTATGGGTATGGGAGGTATGAATGTCTTTGGGAGCTCTGGATTGAACAATGAAATATAA